In Nerophis ophidion isolate RoL-2023_Sa linkage group LG03, RoL_Noph_v1.0, whole genome shotgun sequence, the following are encoded in one genomic region:
- the srp9 gene encoding signal recognition particle 9 kDa protein has protein sequence MPYFRTWEDFARAAEKLYLTDPMKARVVLKYRHCDGNLCIKVTDNAVCLQYKTDQAQDVKKIEKLHGKLMRLMVSKETHSGAMETD, from the exons ATGCCTTACTTTCGAACTTGGGAGGACTTTGCCCGCGCGGCCGAAAAACTGTATCTGACGGACCCCATGAAG GCCAGAGTGGTGCTCAAGTACAGACACTGCGACGGCAACCTTTGCATTAAAGTCACCGACAACGCTGTG TGTTTGCAGTACAAGACGGACCAGGCCCAGGACGTGAAGAAGATCGAGAAGCTCCACGGGAAACTGATGAGGCTCATGGTGTCCAAGGAGACGCACAGTGGCGCTATGGAGACGGACTGA